The DNA sequence aaataaatcaacaacaatatttttttcaataataaagagctcacggctcatgccaaaataatccaaaaataatatttttccacaataaagagctcacggctccatcataaTGAGTACCAAAAATCTTGCGAAAATAATCAGGAataaaataattcaggaaaataatatttcatattaataatacttaatttaaagaaaaatcaaccttcaaataatgcacagtataaaagaaaccaggTTTCAatcaaataggtaaaacaattagcaggaaaaatgtcaagcaaatttaaggtatacaaatcaaatcattaatggagaatataacaagatttaataatttaattaatatgtaacagtgatcttcataatttgaacatataatccttcacatttagtccgtgtacacactcgtcacctcgtgtgcacGACTTTCATcatattacaattaataccaatcctagaaaAAAAATttccatacaaggttagacaagtcacttacctcgacttgctccaatttaacgaAGTATTAcgctttttctcaatttttcgactctgatcgactcgtatctagtcataagtaattcgatacagtcaacaaaaattataggaatcaatttcataagaaaatactatatttttcaataaaatacgaaattagctcaaaattttcccgtggggcccacatctcggaatccggtgaaacttataaaatccgataactcattcaattacaagtccaaccataccagtttcactccaatcggactccggatcgacaccgaaatctcaaaaattcatttctatgagatttctaaaaattttcaaatttcaatctcaaaacactaattaaatggtgaaaataatgatatatttctGTATATAGACCAATTCCGaattggaatcacttaccccaaatatctttccttgaaaatctgtcaaaagtcgcctctgttcaagctcaagtttgtcaaaaatggcaaatgttgAATGccactgtttttataacttacagatctgtccagttcgatcttgggagctctatctgtccagttcgatcagggacctcgattttgtcagggacatcgattttgacaggcagcccgattttgacaacatttccagcagaaaaattgcagccgcttttgcagcagctaagtaccacttttgatccgttaaccatccgaaactaacccgaggccctcgggacctcaacccaaaataccaacaagtcctgaaacatcatacaaacttatttgaaacctcaaatcacatcaaacaacgctaaaatcacgaatcatgctccaattcaagcttaatgaaacttagaatttttcaacttctacattcgatgtcgaaacctatcaaatcaagtccgattgacctcaaattttgcaccaaagtcataaatgacataacagagctgtgagaattttcagaactgaattccaacctcgatatcaaaaagtcaactccccggtcaaactttcaaactttaaatttctattttagccatttcaagcctaatttcattgcggacttccaaataaaatttcgatcacgctcctaagtccaaaatcaccatacgtaactgttggaatcatcaaaattctattccggggtcatttgcacataatttgatatccggtcactatttgaactcaaactttaaatttttcatcaaaattccatatctcgggctagggacctcggaatttggttccgggtatacgcccaagtcccaattcacgatacggacctatcggaactattaaaatactaatccgagtccgtttgctcaaaattttgaccaaagtcaactcagttttgttttaaacatctaattcacattttaatccatttttcacctgaaaactttccgtaaaatttttacggattgcacacgcaaatcgagtaatggtaaatagtgtttagatcacataattaatcattaaatttaaaaataatattttgggtcattacaGCCCGTATCTGCGAAAAGGGGCTGCCAgtcgaggttccgcatctgcggacaaaatgtcgcacctgcgacgtccgcttctgcgcacaagggccgcatctgcgatggatgtctcgtttctgcgagctcgcacctacggtcaaaattctgcaggtgcgattatacgaGAAcccaaattttagatttttgcttaagtccaattcttgttacGATTTCGATCCGTTTCACTTTTGGGGTattcgggaccccgttcgaatataccaacaagttccgtaacataatacggactgactcagggtctaaaatcacgtcaaacaacactgaaattataattcataccccgattcgaactttgagttttaaactttcaaattgcaAATCTcgtcccaaaacatattaaatgaatccggaatgacttcaaatttggcacacaagtcataaatgatataacggagctgttcaaatttccagaatcggattccgattccgatatcaaaaagtcaaccccgtggtcaaacttggaacatttaacctttaaattgctagttccgttaaatggtcataacttgagctagggacctccaaattaaatttcgggcatacgcccaagtctcaaatcacgatacggagttatcgaaactatcaaaatatcgatccgggttcgtttgctaaaaatgttgactaaggtcaactcacttgagttttaaaactctatttcccattttaatccatttttcacataaaaacttttcggaaaattatacagactgcacacgtaagtcgaggaatgataaatggtacttttcgaggtcttagaacacaaaattacttattaaatttaaatatgacattttgggtcatcacatttcaAAAGAATAATCCTAGGAATAACTAAAAAGCGACAACTAGACTTCAGAAAATCATAAGTATAATCACTATCGATAATCTAGGTTGGATCCATTGTTTCATTTTCATATTCTTCTCTAGTAATTTTGTAATAGCAAAAAGAAAATAGAAGAAGAAAGAACATGCAAGTTTCTCTTTTACCTTTCTGTTTTTGTTAACTTCAATACGGTACCCATTTGAAGCtgatatattttctttttataagtTAGTGGGACTCATAGGATCACTAACTAAATTTTTAAATCAAATTATAGACATAAATTTCTTATGGTCCTTGTACAATGCCATTTAACTAATTCACCCCATTTTACTACTTATACTTTTAGCTATTTGCAGTACAAAATTGCATCATCCTTTTACTTAtgtatttgatatttcttggttgGGGAACAAGTTACTCCCTGCTattcataataaataaatttttttatttttgacataccCGTTAAGAAAATACTAACTCATAGAAAAAAAATAAGGTTATTCGAgccaaggtgggtgtggcccctattgaggataaAATGCGGGAAACGCGGCTTAGAtgatttggtcatgtgaggaggaagAGCACAGACGCTCtgatgaggaggtgtgagagattgacattggagggcctacgaagAGGTAGAAGTAGGCCAACGAATAGGTGGGgaaaggtgattaggcaagacatggcgcaacttcagctgatcgaggacatgacccttgatataaaggtatggaggtcgaggattagggtagtagaatAGGTAGTCTAgggtgttcataacagtagtattgacaCACAATCTCGCTTTCTATTGGTAGTAGATTTTTATAACTaaccgttattttctttcattgttgatcaccttactatcttgttatttttattctgcttttatatgactttttggtactgccccttcttgtctatattttcattaatgcgGTGCTTATGTTTTcctgagccgatggtctattgaAAATAACCTCTTTATCCTCACAAgctaggggtaaggtctgcgtatacactaccctctcgAGACCCCACGGCGTGGGATAATACTATATAGGGGTGTACCTGAGGCGATTTGGTTCGGTTTTTtattaaaccaaaatcaaaccaactatGTCGGTTTACTAAATTtataatcaaatcaaaccaacatAAACTCGATTTTTTCGGTTTCGATTTTTGTCGATTTTTTCGGTTTCTTCGGTTTTTCGGTTTTCCTTTTTAATTATATTATGCTTGAAAAAGAGATCAAATAATCACCAATTGTCCTCATGATTACTATTCATTAAAATAATATATGAGGAATAACAATTGTTCGTATGAATCATAATTCCAAGACCTTCCATAATAGAAAATGACAACAAACATGTGATAAACCAAAAGCTACAACCCAACTTGTAGTTCCACAAAAAATATTAAGTTAATTAAAGTTGGCCAAGACAAAAGTTAGAAATAAGTAGCAAGCAGCCAAGCACCATGAATAGGTTGACACTATTTTGTTTAACTGAAGTTCTAAACTAATCAATACTCAAAGGGTCACCTGGACattctaaaaaaaaaatagttatatGTTAAACAATATAAAGATAGAATTAAATTCATTACgaattaaatatataaaattacCTTCTTCAACTTGCtcaattttcttaatttcttCTAGATAGTCTTGAAGCTTGCATTCCTTCTTAGAGAACCTTTAACATTAAGAGTGATTTCATCATAAATGTAAGTGCAATATTGGATTGAAAGAACACAACTCGTAACATCAAATTTCAGGACCAACAATCTAAGATAACAATTATACCCAAATTTAAAGGGACAAAATAACAtaattgatttaaataaataCTTTAGCTTACCAAATTGAGTTAGAGCAGTAAGACTAATATGTAATTACAAACTTGAACAGTGGCTCGGAATTGCAAAGAAGGAAGCTCGTCGTGAAGTGGATGGAAGGGTTTTCACTATTTGGGGTTTTTTGACTTTGGAGTTGGAAGATAGGGAAGATACAGAAGAATGAAGACAAGGAATAACCTATTTTATTGTCTTTTCTTATTGGGTTTTAGTTTGGGCTTCAAATTTAGGTTGTATAATTAGAATCTATTAAGTGGATAGTGAATTTACAAGCCCACAAATAAATAATATCTCAATACATTGAAAACTataaaataatttagaaaataCTTACAAATTAGATTTTAAtgattattttttatgtataaatatatatattatgtcggtttggtttagattcggtttgacttttttttgttaataccaaaccaaaccaagagTGATCGGTTTTttattttccaacaccaaaccaaccAAACCAAACCACAAGTCGGTTTTTTTCTTCGGTTTGACTTGGTTCGTCGGTTCGTTTTGGCTTGACGGTTTGGCTTGTACACCcctaatactgggtatgttgttgttgtaactcaaagaaaaaaagtattttaaTTAAATTACCCTTAATTAAAACTTGCATATTGATAACTTTATATATTGGGATATATAAATAAAggtaaattttgaaaaaataaatccaATTCCCTCTTGATTATGTAAAAGGATAATTATTTCAGACCAAATTAAAGAGGCCAAAATGTCGCTTATTATGGATCAGATGGAGTATTAGGgatgtacataggtcgggttggtttggatttttcaattatcaaaccaaaccaatagtatcgggtttttaatttataaatcaaaccaaaccaaaccaatagtgtcgggtttttaaatttataaatcaaaccaaaccaaaccaaaccaataaagtcgggttttttaatctcgatttttctcggattttttgagtttttttcccggtaaagtcttcatagcataaaatatgtaacttgtgctccaaatatttcttaagtactagtaaaatacaactacatataatatattttccaagaaactaacacaataatatgagataagtcataacattatactaaatattcaataacaaagataaaattacataaaacaaatattgctaattaataagccataaataaaaataaatataatctaaaaaatactatataggtcatgctaaaataagtatatcTAATaggtactaatattaattacataactaagcactaaagaaaaagataaattaagttatgcatttttattataaacccatgtaaaactaaaataattatctaacactatcgtcattcatagtattgaattgaatttcttttgttagtattagtattgatttgaactttgtttgaatTACTACATTTATGGGTTATAAAATTTACTTACCATTTAAGAATATTCAgtttaaacttgaaataatacgctaaaagataaaactgtaaaaaaaattaaagtaatatttataaattataataaatatttatatgtataaaatatttttaaaaattatataaatatactatcggattggtttagtttcggtttgactttttttagttaaaaccaaactaaaccaattatgttcgggttttatttttcaataccaaaccaaatcaaactaaaCCACATCGATTTTTTTCcgatttgactcggattatcggtttggtgcgATTTATCGGTTTTCCTTTTACACGCCTATGGAGTATTACAATACAATGAATAATGACATTTTCTACAATCTAAGGGGTGAAATTGACAAATATACCTTTTTTCAGCCTCATTATGTCATTATCCTCTTCTTTCTAATTTCATTCTCTACTCAGAACTCAGAAGAATGCCACACTAGACCAAGCAGAGAATCAATGGCAACTCTAAGCCTCAATCTTTATTCTCCTTCAGTGAGGCATCAATATCTCCTCCCCAAATCTCATTATTCAAAATCCAATTTCAGAATCTCATGTTCCACCTCTTTCTTGCAAAATAAAAAGGTGCAATTTTTATTCACCAGaacttgatttttatttatttgaatttCAAGAAAACGATTTTAACAATTACCCAATTGATTTTCATTGTTAGTTTTGTGTGTTTTTATGGTTCTTGAGCAGTTTAAGAGGGAGTATACAAGTGTGATGATAGTGCCAACAGGTGTAGGAGCAGCTATTGGTGGCTATGCTGGAGATGCTTTACCTGTTGCTCGAGCTCTTTCCTCTGTTGTTGACTGCCTTATCTCTCATCCTAATGTATGATTAATTTTATGTTCTTATGTTACTAGCATAGCATCATTTATTTATTTGcttattttttctttataataataaaaatgataGTCTTGGCGTAACTAGTATAGTTACtatcatgtgaccaggaggtcacgggttcgagccatgAAAACAGCATCTTACAGAAATACAGGGTAAATctgcatacaatagacccttTGTGTGGTCCGGGCCTTCCCCGGACCCGcgtatagcgggagcttagtgcactgggCTGCCCTAATAATAAAAATGATGTGCTTATTTTATCTGATGTGGATATTGACATTAGTACCATTGAGCGACACACAGGGTCGGAAGGGTTTTAAAATAGTGTGTTTCAACAACAATTGGTGTCTAGATGAAAGTAAGGGGTCCGCGATGTCAAAACCAAATAATATGTTCATGCttgatattttaaaaattatagtgGGACAATTTGTTGTAGTAGGATTAACTAAAGATTGAATTAATGGAGTTGATGAAGGAGCTTACTGATCCATCTAAATTCACACATTGTATATGTATTGAATTGGCAATCGAAGTTAAGATATTTTTAGAATTCAAAGTGGGGAAACTTCAAGTGAAGAACTCATTGATTGCTGGTTTTCATCATTGAAATGTAGAGTGTAATTTTTCTTTTAAGAAAAATTTTGAGGCTTCGAATGTAGCTTGTCCTTACTCCTTAATATAATAGCACATTTATAGAGAAAATGATGCAGGTATCACTATACCTAAGAAATTGTGCTTCAACCTAAAGTAGCTACAAAGGATATCGTGGATAGTATAGCATTTTAGACGCATAATACATTGAGCTATGCTTTTTTTGAGCAATTTGATAGCCTCTGCAACGTTACATTTACATTCTGTAAAATTTCACTTCCTAGCTGAGTCTCTATCTTGGAACTTAAATTCTTAGTATGTCCCCAAAAGAATACTTCTGTGGAACAAAAAATTCAATATAGAGAGGCAAGTCAAGCAACTGAGCGATTTGATGGGACTTGATCCACAATAATGAAGAATTGAAAAATATTTCATATACTTTAGGGCCATGATAGAGTAAATTCTAGTTGTTTCTTTAGATTGTCAATGGAATAAGGAATCAACATTCACACATTGGATCAGAAGAAAGAAAAGTGACAGGAACTATGCTGGAATAATTGCGTGGATGAAGTAAATAGGTTGTCAATCTAGGAAACACGCCTACGTTTTGGTTTAACATGCATTATTCTTAGCTCTCTGTAAAATTGTAAGTCATACAGGTTCTTAATGCAGCAATGCTGTACTGGCCGATGCCGAATGCACTCTATGTTGAAGGCTATGCACTAGATCGATTTGCCGAAGGCCTTTGGGGACTGCAACCAGTTCATCAAAATAGGGTAAGCTGTCAAAAATTTTGCTTGTATATCCTGTGAAATCAGAACTGTATTCGAGCTGTTGCTGCATCATTTAGCTTGCAATCACATTGTGAACTTGTAATGTGAAAGCAGGTGGGATTAGTTTTTGATGCTGGGATAGAGAAGGAGCTTCTTATTCGTCATCTACAAGTAGTTGATGCAACAAGAGCTTCTCTTGGATTGCCAATAGTGGGATACACTGTAACTGATACACCTCTACTGGTATGCTTTTTGGTTTCTAAGTTGAATTCAAGTAGATGTTGCGGGGGTTATATTTAGTTACTATTTCATATATCATAGTAGATCAGAAATAATCTGATTTTCTTTGGCTTAGACAACAGTTTCATTGTCACATCTATTTATTATTAACTTCACATTAACTTCTAATGTATTGCAAGTAGCTAACATGCGGTGTATGTAAACTGTAAAGGTGGAGAAATGGGTTGACCCAACAAGTGGCCAATCAACAGGGAGGATACAGCGTCCAGATTCACTATTGAGAGCTGTGGAGAACTTGCAAAATAAGTTTAAGGTAAATGCAGTTGCAGTGGTGGCTCGCTTTCCAGACGATGATACTGAGGACTTGGATGATTATCGACAAGGAGTGGTATTAATTTTTTCAATGAATATCTTCTTACTTCATTGCAAATGTAGTCACCGATAGTATCTATCTGAAATTCCTAGATACAAGACGGTCTCAATTCATGAGCTCATTACAGAATAAATATGTTTCAGCAACTCCTAAAGTGCTATGTCCTAAAGTTTGAGTCTCTACAATTTTGCCATAACTTATGTGTGAAATTATCTAACTAGAAGGTGTAATATTTGAGTTCATTATAATATCAGCTTGAGTTATCTTCTTCCATTGATTAGTCTGCTAAAGTTGTACTGTTTTAATTTGACAGTTTATAATGAGGAAATTCATCGCTATTATGCAGTACTTAAGTTCCTGATTTCAGTTTTATTCTATACCCTTTAAATCTACAGGGGGTAGATCTTTTGGCAGGTGTGGAGGCTGTTATAAGTCATCTAGTGGTGAAAAATTTTCAGTTTCCCTGCGCACATGCTCCGGCAGTATTGCCTCCTCAATTAAACATTTCTCTATGTCCAAAATCCGCTGCTGAAGAGGTTAGTTATTGTCCTTTGATTATAACAAGATTTATGCTTTCACCATGTATAATCATGAATTGAAGGCTGTGTGCTGTTTAATCATGAAGAAGTTTGTTGTTCATTAAATGACTGGGAACTAATGTAGAATGGCCAGAGCATAGCTTCTCTGCAGCTTTTGGTTTGCTAGACAAGGATAGTGCATgagattttgttttgttttgtagtTTCTTCTTAGGGGATTATAAATGATAATCATTTTAAAATGGAAGCATGATAATCCTTAGCCATTTAGCTCTTCTCTTGCGTGAGATGGTCATTTTCAAGAGAAGGAGCTAAATAGTTCGTACACATTTGTTGCTGAACTTTTCTTAGATACTATTGGAGACGCCTTAATAGATCCTCTGATGTATGGGATGTTACTAAGTTTTGAGCTTTTGGTTTAGCTATCCTATTAAGTTAATGCGTGGTTTTAGTAGTTCTTGAAAGTTACTTTATGTGCATCTTTCGCTGGTTTATTGCAATAATTGCTTACTCAATTCCTTTTGTTTACTTATTTTGTGCTTACACTTGATAAAGCCTTattaaggtaggggtaaggtctgcgtacacactaccctccccagacaccATTTATGGGATTACGccgggtttgttgttgttgtacttgatATAGCCTTATATCTATTTGTATTTCCTTTACTCTGTCGTAAACTTTTTGTTGACAAAATTTTACCCTGTGCTAGCTTTATTATGTTCATATTGTTTGAAATCCAGCTATACGTGTCGTTTTTGTGTTGAGTCCATGTCCATATGGACAGTTTTTGGGCAAAGGAAAAGGCATTTTAAATCTGCAATTCAAGATGCTGTGACAAAATTCTCAATTTTAGTTTCTTCTCAGTGTTTACTACATGAATTCTGAAAAGTCAAACCTGTTCAGAATATTAAAGTATATTCATTTGGTTTTCCTTTGTATAGTTAGCTGGACTTGCTAGCCACATTCTTTAAGAAGAGTTTAGGATGTTTGGgaattattcatattttatgaTACATGCTGTAGAAATATTTTCTGTTGGGCATTAAAATGAGTAAGAGGGAGATATGAAAACCATGAAGGTGTATAAAACTGCTAAGATAGTACACTTGCATTCTCTAGTCTCTTTTTCCACTTGTCATTCTCataatatttttgttttcttctgtCAATTTTCGGACAGATAGGATTTACATTCTTGCCATGTGTACTTGCTGGGCTTAGCACTGCACCACAGTATTTGGTCAAGGGAAACAATTTTTCAGAGGACTGCATTGTAGCAGGTGATGTTGACAGTGTAATTGTACCGATCGACGCTTGTGGCGGAGATGGTGTTCTTGCTTTTGCCAATGGCAAAAGACACAAGGTAATTGGCTCTTGATATTTTGACATCAACTGGATGAGTCTAGTGTTTGCTAGGCTTGGAGATAGGCCTTTCCCTTGCGACAGCTGACTAGTTGATTCAATCGGAATCATCCCACTCCCCTTTCCCTTCTAACGGTAGGGAAAAAGAAAACACCTCATTCCTTTTCATGTttattttttgataaggtaaattgtattaatcaaaagggagaaaaaactcccgcatacaagaagtatacaaaaaagtagagaatttacatcagaacatgattctctacaaatgACGCCCTATCTTCTACACAAGTAGGGGCTATATgtgtgcaccaaaaagcgatcaaagataaaagactattctttAAGATGTGAAAACGGAGACTCAATCCCCTCAAAAATTCTCCTATTTCTCTCTCCCCAGACTAaccacatgagagctaacggggcgaacttccacgccttttgcttgcttcttctacggaaaccggcccagctatatagcatttcctttacagtgtttggcatcacccattgaacagcaaaaagattcaggattgccctccacaAACCCCAGGACACACGGCAATGCAACATAagatgatcaacttct is a window from the Nicotiana tomentosiformis chromosome 10, ASM39032v3, whole genome shotgun sequence genome containing:
- the LOC104092718 gene encoding uncharacterized protein, which produces MATLSLNLYSPSVRHQYLLPKSHYSKSNFRISCSTSFLQNKKFKREYTSVMIVPTGVGAAIGGYAGDALPVARALSSVVDCLISHPNVLNAAMLYWPMPNALYVEGYALDRFAEGLWGLQPVHQNRVGLVFDAGIEKELLIRHLQVVDATRASLGLPIVGYTVTDTPLLVEKWVDPTSGQSTGRIQRPDSLLRAVENLQNKFKVNAVAVVARFPDDDTEDLDDYRQGVGVDLLAGVEAVISHLVVKNFQFPCAHAPAVLPPQLNISLCPKSAAEEIGFTFLPCVLAGLSTAPQYLVKGNNFSEDCIVAGDVDSVIVPIDACGGDGVLAFANGKRHKPLIIAVEENQTVLNETPDSLGIEAVKVSNYWEAIGVIAAHKAGIDPNSLRRNRIKNIAPISFVPSNGYATSSAKSLVWPQKL